From the genome of Scytonema hofmannii PCC 7110, one region includes:
- a CDS encoding group I intron-associated PD-(D/E)XK endonuclease yields the protein MDTKLKGDIAEQAAILHALKRGWGVLKPVGDRLPYDLAFDVQGNLIKIQVKNAWFDEPSGNYVVDNRRTKTNRRLMLRDVYNPSDFDFALVYIESLDLFYVFPVEVFISYGSEIHFVETDKRQRKPRSAKYRDAWKLMVQVAECKEKLVHSPIEFGEVSL from the coding sequence ATGGACACAAAATTAAAAGGAGACATAGCAGAGCAAGCCGCAATTCTTCATGCTCTTAAACGTGGTTGGGGAGTTTTGAAACCTGTTGGGGATCGACTTCCTTACGATTTAGCTTTTGATGTACAAGGAAATCTGATTAAAATCCAAGTCAAGAATGCCTGGTTTGATGAACCATCTGGCAACTATGTAGTAGATAATCGCCGTACTAAAACAAATAGGCGGCTTATGCTTCGAGACGTCTATAATCCTTCAGACTTCGATTTTGCTCTTGTGTATATCGAATCCCTCGATCTATTCTATGTTTTCCCTGTAGAAGTGTTCATTAGCTATGGTAGCGAAATACACTTTGTTGAAACAGATAAACGGCAGCGCAAGCCACGTTCTGCAAAATACCGCGATGCTTGGAAATTAATGGTGCAAGTTGCTGAATGTAAAGAAAAATTGGTGCATTCACCTATCGAGTTTGGAGAAGTGAGCTTGTGA